In a genomic window of Lacrimispora sp. BS-2:
- a CDS encoding B12-binding domain-containing radical SAM protein: MKFLLVALNAKYIHSNPAIYSLKAYTEAHVREPELENGRFQIETQEYTINNQPDEILKDIFLRKPDAVGFSCYIWNISYVLELVRDLPKVLPHVEIWLGGPEVSYDASEILCRERSVYGIMMGEGEETFSEVVRCYLERSRESLNGRTPSFESIEGTAVRAEEGNVVLNPRKTVVDMNSIPFLYKDLKNFENRIIYYESSRGCPFSCSYCLSSLDKSVRLRDSSLVLKELDVFLENRVPQVKFVDRTFNCSRKHTMDIWRHIIEHDNGVTNFHFEISADLLNEEELELMSRMRPGLIQLEIGVQSTNRSTITEINRTMDLRRLKERVAKINSFGNIHQHLDLIAGLPGEDYQSFRNSFNEVYEMKPEQLQLGFLKVLKGSYLWEKAGEYGVEFKQKAPYEVLSTRWLDYGGILKLKALEEMLEVYGNSGQFRTTLNELYKEFETPFDMFEALAEYYDKRGYLKINHNRMARYEILEEFICGLVPEKRSMYRDLLVYDLYLRENLKSRPFFAADQEPFKDQVRAFFESEAAAFRYLKEGYAGYEARQLIKMAHVEVFRDGRAVLFDYKKRDALSHNAAAYEIGMWRK, from the coding sequence ATGAAATTTCTATTGGTTGCGCTTAACGCCAAATATATCCATTCCAATCCGGCGATTTACAGTTTAAAGGCTTATACAGAAGCTCATGTAAGAGAACCGGAACTGGAGAACGGAAGGTTTCAGATCGAAACCCAGGAATATACCATTAATAATCAGCCCGATGAAATTCTGAAGGATATTTTCTTAAGGAAACCGGATGCAGTGGGATTTTCCTGCTACATCTGGAACATTTCCTACGTATTAGAGCTTGTCCGGGACCTTCCGAAGGTTCTCCCTCATGTGGAGATCTGGCTGGGAGGTCCCGAGGTGTCTTATGATGCCTCTGAGATCCTTTGCCGGGAACGGTCGGTCTATGGGATCATGATGGGAGAAGGGGAGGAAACCTTTTCTGAAGTGGTGCGCTGCTATCTGGAACGGAGCAGGGAAAGCCTTAATGGCAGAACCCCATCCTTTGAATCCATAGAAGGGACTGCTGTAAGAGCTGAGGAAGGAAATGTGGTCCTGAATCCGCGAAAAACAGTGGTGGATATGAATTCCATTCCCTTCCTATATAAAGATTTAAAGAATTTTGAGAATCGTATCATTTATTATGAAAGCAGCCGGGGCTGTCCTTTTTCCTGCAGTTACTGCCTTTCTTCTCTGGATAAGTCTGTGAGGCTGAGGGACAGTTCCCTGGTTTTAAAGGAGCTGGATGTTTTCCTTGAAAACCGGGTTCCCCAGGTGAAGTTTGTGGACCGGACCTTTAACTGCAGCAGAAAGCATACCATGGATATCTGGCGCCATATCATAGAACATGATAATGGGGTGACCAATTTTCATTTTGAGATTTCCGCAGATCTTTTAAACGAAGAGGAACTGGAGCTTATGTCCCGCATGAGGCCGGGACTGATCCAGCTTGAGATCGGAGTCCAGAGCACCAACCGGTCAACCATTACGGAAATCAACAGGACCATGGATTTAAGGCGTTTGAAAGAAAGGGTTGCCAAAATCAACAGCTTTGGAAATATCCATCAGCATCTGGACCTGATCGCCGGACTGCCGGGTGAAGATTACCAAAGCTTCCGTAATTCCTTTAATGAGGTATATGAGATGAAGCCGGAGCAGCTTCAGCTTGGATTCTTAAAGGTGCTGAAAGGCTCCTATCTGTGGGAAAAAGCCGGGGAATATGGCGTGGAGTTTAAACAGAAGGCGCCTTATGAGGTGCTGTCAACCAGATGGCTGGACTACGGCGGGATTTTAAAACTGAAGGCTTTAGAGGAAATGCTGGAGGTTTACGGAAACAGCGGACAGTTCCGGACGACCTTAAATGAACTTTATAAGGAATTTGAAACACCTTTTGATATGTTTGAAGCATTGGCTGAATATTATGATAAACGGGGGTACTTAAAAATCAACCATAACCGCATGGCCAGGTATGAGATACTGGAAGAGTTCATTTGCGGTCTGGTGCCGGAAAAGCGTTCCATGTACCGGGACCTTCTGGTGTATGATCTTTACCTGAGAGAGAATTTAAAGAGCAGGCCGTTCTTTGCGGCAGACCAGGAGCCTTTTAAGGATCAGGTGAGGGCCTTTTTTGAATCAGAGGCGGCGGCCTTCCGGTATTTAAAGGAAGGATATGCAGGTTACGAGGCCAGACAGCTTATAAAGATGGCTCATGTGGAGGTGTTCCGGGACGGAAGGGCTGTTCTTTTTGATTACAAAAAGCGGGATGCCCTGTCTCATAATGCAGCGGCTTATGAAATCGGCATGTGGAGGAAGTAA
- the nth gene encoding endonuclease III — translation MAKRETKAELKDRVLKVLEALDREYGRSYVCYLNHENPWQLLIAVILSAQCTDARVNMVTPGLFKKYDSPKKFAQADLKELEKDIHSLGFYHMKAKNIISCCQDLVEKFGGEVPRTIEELTSLAGVGRKTANVILGNVYHEPSIVVDTHVKRISKKLGFAKEEDPEKIEYELMKVLPKEHWILWNIQIITLGRSICVARNPKCGQCFLQELCPSSQVEPDQKREA, via the coding sequence ATGGCAAAGAGAGAGACAAAAGCAGAACTTAAGGATCGGGTATTAAAGGTGCTTGAGGCCCTTGACCGGGAATATGGAAGGTCATATGTATGCTATTTAAACCATGAAAACCCATGGCAGCTTTTAATAGCGGTCATTTTAAGTGCCCAGTGCACCGATGCCAGGGTGAACATGGTGACACCGGGTCTGTTTAAGAAATATGATTCCCCAAAGAAATTTGCCCAGGCGGATTTAAAGGAATTGGAGAAAGATATCCATTCTCTTGGTTTTTATCATATGAAAGCGAAAAACATCATATCCTGCTGTCAGGACCTGGTAGAGAAATTCGGGGGTGAAGTTCCGCGGACAATAGAAGAACTGACCTCCCTTGCAGGAGTGGGGCGTAAAACCGCCAATGTTATTCTGGGGAATGTTTATCACGAGCCCAGCATTGTAGTGGATACCCACGTAAAGCGGATTTCCAAAAAGCTTGGTTTTGCAAAGGAAGAGGATCCGGAGAAAATTGAATATGAACTGATGAAGGTACTTCCAAAGGAACACTGGATTTTATGGAATATCCAGATTATTACCCTTGGAAGATCCATTTGTGTTGCGAGAAATCCCAAGTGCGGCCAGTGCTTTTTGCAGGAGCTTTGTCCCAGCAGCCAGGTGGAGCCGGATCAGAAGAGGGAGGCTTAA
- a CDS encoding dCMP deaminase family protein, whose translation MAGKREDYITWDEYFMGVAALSARRSKDPSTQVGACIVSQDNKILSMGYNGFPMGCSDDEFPWDRENEQSDPYNAKYFYSTHSELNAILNYRGGSLEGSKLYVTLFPCNECAKAIIQAGIKTIVYGSDKYDGTPAVNASKRMLNAAGVRYYQYQPTGRKIEIEV comes from the coding sequence ATGGCGGGAAAAAGAGAAGATTATATTACATGGGATGAATATTTTATGGGAGTAGCGGCTCTTTCCGCAAGGCGTTCCAAGGATCCCAGTACACAGGTGGGAGCCTGTATTGTGAGTCAGGATAATAAGATTTTGTCCATGGGCTACAATGGATTTCCCATGGGCTGCTCGGATGATGAATTTCCATGGGACAGGGAAAATGAACAGTCTGATCCTTATAATGCCAAATATTTCTATTCCACTCACAGTGAATTAAATGCTATCCTTAATTACAGAGGGGGAAGCCTGGAAGGCAGTAAGCTTTATGTAACCCTGTTTCCCTGCAATGAATGTGCCAAAGCTATCATACAGGCCGGAATTAAAACCATCGTATACGGTTCGGACAAGTATGACGGCACCCCGGCAGTCAATGCCTCCAAGCGGATGCTCAATGCGGCAGGGGTACGGTATTACCAGTATCAGCCTACCGGAAGAAAGATAGAGATCGAGGTTTGA
- a CDS encoding L-threonylcarbamoyladenylate synthase: MKTERIIIEDKEQPEEELLKKPAEILRKGGLVAFPTETVYGLGANALNEKAAGKIYAAKGRPSDNPLIAHIADFDDLPPLVSAIPEAGKRLMEAFWPGPLTLIFPKSELVPYGTTGGLDTVAVRMPADPVANALIRLAGVPVAAPSANTSGRPSPTTADHVCQDMNGKIDMIVDGGAVGIGVESTIIDVSGDEPVILRPGAITQEMAFAVLGKEVPLDPAIVSGPMKADVRPKAPGMKYKHYAPKAELTLVEGETENVIRTINRLAEEKLSKGFRVGIICTEETKEKYPEGMVRSMGLRAREETIAHNLYGVLREFDDLEADFIFSESFSRDHLGQAIMNRLTKAAGYHILNAGRNADCVHD, encoded by the coding sequence ATGAAGACAGAACGAATTATAATAGAAGATAAAGAACAACCGGAGGAAGAACTGTTAAAGAAACCTGCGGAGATATTAAGAAAGGGAGGCCTGGTGGCATTTCCCACGGAAACCGTTTACGGGCTGGGAGCCAATGCCTTAAATGAAAAGGCAGCAGGAAAAATATATGCGGCAAAGGGAAGGCCCTCGGACAACCCGCTGATCGCCCATATAGCGGATTTTGATGATCTGCCTCCCTTGGTTTCTGCCATACCCGAGGCAGGAAAGCGTTTGATGGAAGCGTTCTGGCCCGGGCCTTTAACTCTGATTTTCCCTAAAAGCGAACTGGTTCCCTATGGAACCACCGGAGGGCTTGATACGGTGGCAGTGCGCATGCCTGCCGATCCGGTGGCCAATGCCCTCATACGGCTGGCCGGAGTTCCGGTGGCCGCGCCCAGCGCCAACACCTCCGGGCGGCCCAGCCCCACTACGGCTGACCATGTATGTCAGGATATGAACGGAAAGATTGATATGATCGTAGACGGAGGAGCCGTGGGAATTGGTGTGGAATCCACGATCATCGATGTATCAGGGGACGAACCTGTGATTTTAAGGCCGGGAGCCATAACGCAGGAAATGGCGTTTGCTGTTCTTGGTAAAGAGGTTCCTCTTGACCCTGCCATAGTCTCCGGTCCTATGAAAGCGGATGTAAGGCCCAAGGCCCCTGGAATGAAATACAAGCATTATGCCCCTAAGGCGGAGCTGACTTTGGTGGAGGGCGAAACAGAGAATGTAATACGCACCATAAACCGGCTGGCAGAAGAAAAGCTTTCTAAGGGGTTTCGGGTGGGAATCATCTGTACCGAAGAAACGAAAGAGAAGTATCCTGAGGGAATGGTACGAAGCATGGGATTACGTGCCAGGGAGGAGACCATTGCCCATAACCTTTATGGAGTGCTGAGGGAATTTGATGACCTGGAAGCGGATTTTATTTTTTCCGAAAGCTTCTCCAGAGACCATCTGGGACAGGCTATTATGAACAGGCTGACCAAAGCGGCAGGATACCATATTTTAAACGCAGGCAGGAATGCAGACTGTGTTCATGACTAA
- a CDS encoding 3'-5' exonuclease codes for MVSSYIAVDLETTGLDPKQDKIIEIGAVKVVEGQVTENYETFVNPYRKLEFRVVMLTGITDRQLETSPGIGEVIGGFLEFAGDLPVLGHHVIFDYSFLKRAAINEGFGFERQGIDTLKLARRFMPPDEKKNLTAACGYFGIVQTLSHRALADAKAAHELYQELAVRYGNDSPEAFNSQALIYKVKKEQPASKRQKEHLQDLLKYHKIVLSVQTEHLSRNEISRITDKIIAQYGRI; via the coding sequence TTGGTATCATCCTATATTGCGGTAGATTTGGAAACCACCGGTCTTGACCCAAAGCAGGATAAAATCATTGAAATCGGAGCGGTGAAGGTTGTGGAAGGACAGGTAACAGAGAACTACGAAACCTTTGTTAATCCATACAGGAAGCTGGAGTTCCGGGTGGTCATGCTTACCGGCATCACCGACCGCCAGCTGGAGACTTCTCCGGGAATCGGAGAGGTGATCGGCGGATTTTTGGAATTTGCCGGAGACTTGCCGGTCCTGGGACATCATGTGATATTTGATTACAGTTTTTTAAAGCGTGCCGCAATCAATGAGGGTTTTGGTTTTGAGCGTCAGGGAATCGATACCCTTAAGCTTGCAAGAAGGTTTATGCCTCCTGATGAGAAAAAAAATTTAACGGCAGCCTGCGGATATTTTGGGATTGTCCAGACCTTAAGCCACCGTGCCCTTGCGGATGCAAAAGCTGCCCACGAGCTGTATCAGGAATTGGCGGTGCGGTATGGGAATGACTCACCGGAAGCTTTTAATTCACAGGCTTTGATTTATAAGGTAAAAAAGGAACAGCCGGCGTCAAAAAGGCAAAAAGAACACTTGCAGGATTTATTAAAATATCATAAAATAGTTTTATCTGTGCAAACGGAACATTTGTCCAGAAATGAAATATCAAGAATCACGGATAAAATCATAGCACAGTATGGAAGAATATAA
- a CDS encoding VanW family protein, with product MKKKTLSIGLAAIVIGLGIGFFAPTYAMADTLPDGIYVGEYNLGGMTEEEASQKIQSLVNEMENQKITLIVDGQPVETTAKELGFHWSNPEAVSQAASSWQGGNLIKRYLNKKDIEQNHVIIPLETALDDGSVGAFVAEKCAQAVMEPKNATIVRDKGVFIVTPSAIGKAVDLAATKQALDAALANGLEEPVSATAVVSEVKPAITTEDLSTIKDVLGTFSTSFSTSGASRSKNLQVGAGKINGHVLMPGETLSGYECMHPFTLANGYATASAYENGQVVDSVGGGVCQIATTLYNTVLRAELAVAQRQNHSMVVGYVKPSEDAAIAGTYKDIKFTNNYSTPIYVEGYTSGKTLTFTIYGKETRPANRTFEFVSETLSVTDPGAPKEVVDPAMPPGSRKQVQSAHRGMKSRLWKVVYVDGVEQSRELLHTDTYNPSKAIVKVGPAAPAVAIPSETPGIPVETPPVTIPAETAPAEPEIPVPEGPQITDDASLEAGP from the coding sequence ATGAAAAAGAAAACTTTGTCCATAGGCCTGGCAGCGATTGTAATAGGGTTGGGAATTGGATTTTTTGCTCCCACGTATGCCATGGCTGATACCCTTCCGGATGGGATATATGTGGGAGAATATAATCTGGGAGGTATGACGGAAGAAGAAGCCAGTCAGAAAATACAGAGTCTGGTTAATGAAATGGAAAACCAGAAAATAACATTGATCGTTGACGGACAGCCGGTGGAAACCACTGCAAAAGAGCTGGGTTTTCATTGGAGCAACCCGGAGGCTGTGTCCCAGGCCGCATCTTCCTGGCAGGGAGGTAACCTGATCAAACGATATTTGAATAAAAAGGACATTGAGCAGAACCATGTGATCATCCCTCTGGAAACAGCTCTTGACGACGGAAGCGTGGGGGCTTTTGTTGCAGAGAAATGTGCACAGGCGGTAATGGAACCAAAGAATGCCACCATTGTCCGTGACAAGGGAGTATTTATTGTGACTCCTTCTGCCATTGGAAAGGCTGTGGATTTGGCGGCTACAAAGCAGGCCCTGGATGCGGCTCTGGCCAATGGACTTGAGGAACCAGTATCAGCTACGGCAGTGGTTTCAGAGGTAAAGCCTGCAATTACCACGGAAGATTTATCCACCATAAAGGATGTGCTTGGAACCTTTTCTACCAGCTTTTCCACCAGCGGCGCTTCCAGATCCAAGAATCTGCAGGTAGGCGCGGGCAAGATCAACGGCCATGTGCTGATGCCGGGGGAAACCCTGTCTGGTTATGAATGCATGCATCCGTTTACCCTGGCAAACGGCTATGCAACAGCATCAGCTTATGAGAATGGCCAGGTGGTAGACAGCGTAGGCGGAGGAGTCTGCCAGATCGCGACTACCCTTTATAATACGGTACTTAGAGCAGAGCTGGCAGTGGCCCAGAGACAGAATCACTCCATGGTGGTAGGTTATGTGAAGCCTTCTGAGGATGCGGCTATTGCCGGCACGTATAAGGATATTAAATTTACCAACAATTACAGCACGCCCATTTATGTTGAAGGCTATACTTCCGGAAAAACTCTTACCTTTACTATATATGGAAAGGAGACCAGGCCTGCAAACAGGACCTTTGAGTTTGTTTCTGAGACCTTAAGCGTGACGGACCCGGGTGCGCCAAAGGAGGTTGTGGATCCTGCTATGCCTCCTGGAAGCAGAAAACAGGTTCAGTCTGCACACAGGGGAATGAAGTCCAGGCTTTGGAAGGTTGTATATGTGGATGGTGTTGAGCAGAGCCGTGAGCTCCTTCATACGGATACCTATAATCCATCAAAGGCTATCGTAAAGGTGGGGCCGGCTGCTCCTGCAGTTGCCATACCGTCTGAGACTCCCGGAATTCCGGTGGAGACGCCGCCGGTTACAATACCTGCGGAAACAGCCCCGGCCGAGCCTGAGATCCCGGTGCCGGAAGGTCCCCAGATAACGGATGATGCTTCATTAGAGGCAGGACCGTGA